A window from Rhinoraja longicauda isolate Sanriku21f chromosome 26, sRhiLon1.1, whole genome shotgun sequence encodes these proteins:
- the prkrip1 gene encoding PRKR-interacting protein 1 homolog isoform X2: MAERGSRSGRGAQPLVIPRNAAEEQRLKLERLMRNPEKQVSIAEKPKEWAPRPPPEFVRDVMGSSAGAGSGEFHVYRHLRRREYMREEFMEKQAIQHRLDEEFRRKIDQNKRAAEERTDKRRKKRQKLKEKKILAKKAKEEQMKEIDGVSLANGTGPVPMATHPF; this comes from the exons atggcggagcggggcTCGCGGTCCGGCCGCGGGGCGCAGCCGCTCGTCATCCCCCGCAACGCGGCCGAGGAGCAGCGGCTGAAGCTGGAGCGCCTGATGAGGAACCCG GAAAAACAAGTATCCATCGCTGAAAAACCCAAGGAGTGGGCTCCACGGCCACCCCCAGAATTTGTTCGAGATGTTATGG GATCAAGTGCCGGTGCAGGGAGTGGAGAGTTCCATGTCTACAGACACCTACGCCGCAGGGAGTACATGAGGGAGGAGTTCATGGAGAAGCAAGCAATCCAG CATCGTCTGGACGAAGAATTCCGGAGGAAAATAGACCAGAACAAGAGAGCGGCTGAAGAGAGGACAGATAAACGCAGGAAGAAACG TCAGAagttaaaagaaaagaaaatattggCAAAGAAAGCTAAGGAGGAGCAAATGAAAGAAATTGATG GTGTCAGTCTGGCGAATGGTACTGGGCCTGTTCCAATGGCAACACATCCTTTCTGA
- the prkrip1 gene encoding PRKR-interacting protein 1 homolog isoform X1: MAERGSRSGRGAQPLVIPRNAAEEQRLKLERLMRNPEKQVSIAEKPKEWAPRPPPEFVRDVMGSSAGAGSGEFHVYRHLRRREYMREEFMEKQAIQHRLDEEFRRKIDQNKRAAEERTDKRRKKRQKLKEKKILAKKAKEEQMKEIDGSETSSSCEEVEVEAPEEKADDSEAPSFIMGGR; this comes from the exons atggcggagcggggcTCGCGGTCCGGCCGCGGGGCGCAGCCGCTCGTCATCCCCCGCAACGCGGCCGAGGAGCAGCGGCTGAAGCTGGAGCGCCTGATGAGGAACCCG GAAAAACAAGTATCCATCGCTGAAAAACCCAAGGAGTGGGCTCCACGGCCACCCCCAGAATTTGTTCGAGATGTTATGG GATCAAGTGCCGGTGCAGGGAGTGGAGAGTTCCATGTCTACAGACACCTACGCCGCAGGGAGTACATGAGGGAGGAGTTCATGGAGAAGCAAGCAATCCAG CATCGTCTGGACGAAGAATTCCGGAGGAAAATAGACCAGAACAAGAGAGCGGCTGAAGAGAGGACAGATAAACGCAGGAAGAAACG TCAGAagttaaaagaaaagaaaatattggCAAAGAAAGCTAAGGAGGAGCAAATGAAAGAAATTGATG GGTCTGAAACCTCAAGCAGTTGTGAAGAGGTGGAGGTGGAAGCTCCAGAGGAGAAGGCAGATGATTCTGAAGCACCGAGTTTTATTATGGGTGGTCGGTAA